In Candidatus Protochlamydia phocaeensis, a single genomic region encodes these proteins:
- the rpiA gene encoding ribose-5-phosphate isomerase RpiA — protein MTKTDFPPIIAAKKAAGKAAAELIEDGMLVGLGTGSTASFFIEALGLRCQSGLKISAVATSQQSMRQAQKLGIPIQNSDSITFLDLTVDGADEIDHHKNMIKGGGGALLREKLLATGSREMIVIIDETKLVDQLGVFPVPVEIATFAYRSTLARLEEKGYQGVLRLNRDTSLFITDNGNYIVDIQFNKPILDPASEHERLKVLPGVLETGLFFNIAGRVVIGYEDEFVKIQT, from the coding sequence ATGACTAAAACGGATTTCCCCCCTATTATCGCAGCTAAAAAAGCCGCGGGCAAAGCCGCTGCCGAACTCATAGAAGATGGCATGTTGGTGGGATTGGGAACCGGATCTACGGCCTCTTTTTTTATTGAAGCTCTTGGACTGCGATGCCAATCCGGCCTAAAAATATCGGCTGTGGCCACCTCTCAACAATCCATGCGCCAAGCTCAAAAGCTTGGAATTCCCATTCAAAACAGCGATTCTATTACCTTCCTAGATTTAACTGTCGATGGGGCTGATGAAATTGATCACCACAAGAATATGATTAAAGGCGGAGGAGGAGCTTTGCTAAGAGAAAAGCTGCTTGCTACTGGCAGCCGTGAGATGATTGTAATTATTGATGAAACAAAACTCGTCGATCAATTAGGCGTTTTTCCCGTTCCTGTTGAAATTGCCACCTTTGCTTACCGCTCAACTCTTGCAAGATTAGAAGAGAAAGGCTATCAAGGCGTCTTGCGCTTAAATCGCGATACAAGCCTCTTTATTACGGATAACGGGAACTATATTGTAGACATTCAATTTAACAAGCCTATTTTAGACCCGGCTTCCGAGCATGAACGCCTTAAAGTCCTGCCTGGAGTATTGGAAACTGGCTTATTTTTTAATATAGCGGGGCGGGTAGTCATTGGATATGAAGATGAATTTGTCAAAATTCAGACGTGA